In Coregonus clupeaformis isolate EN_2021a chromosome 7, ASM2061545v1, whole genome shotgun sequence, one genomic interval encodes:
- the LOC121568775 gene encoding G-protein coupled receptor family C group 5 member B-like isoform X2: protein MAFFPVLLLLLSVVQRGSSQDPDEDSSAVPRGCGWGLVRPYTLLCDLDSVWGVAVESAAAGGALAAILLGLILLCRLHHVSEAEKRSGVGPILLLLLGILGLFGLSFAYLIERDEQLCLLRRALWGLLFALCFSCLLVQGVRLRRLGRERRSPGGCVLTGLALGLSAVQGIIAAEWLLLTVLREGRAACQYLPLDFSLACSYVLALLLAALGAASFALCGKTRQWRCNAIWLLAACLLSLLLWVAWVGFYLYGNAWLGRSPDWDEPALAIALVAQGWLLLLFHAVPEAHSCLRPPPQPTAPDYFDTSQAPSRMRETSFDEEIPLSHRQYAENQGYGFDENTAGLRSGGNHNGNTAPRPSAPFRSNVYQPTEMTMILNGGAVPSAPPTYTGRQLW, encoded by the exons aTGGCGTtcttccctgtcctcctcctcctcctctccgtgGTCCAGCGTGGTTCCTCCCAGGACCCTGATGAGGACTCGTCGGCAGTGCCCCGGGGGTGTGGCTGGGGCCTGGTGCGCCCCTACACCCTCCTCTGCGACTTGGACTCTGTTTGGGGCGTGGCGGTTGAATCTGCAGCGGCCGGTGGTGCCCTGGCGGCCATTTTACTGGGCCTGATCCTCCTCTGCCGACTACACCACGTGAGCGAGGCGGAGAAGCGCAGCGGCGTGGGACCCATTCTCCTCCTGCTCCTGGGCATCCTGGGCCTGTTCGGCCTCAGTTTCGCCTACCTCATCGAGCGTGATGAGCAGCTGTGTCTCCTGCGCCGTGCCCTCTGGGGCTTGCTCTTCGCCCTGTGCTTCTCCTGCCTGCTGGTGCAGGGTGTGCGGCTCCGGAGGCTGGGCCGCGAGCGCCGGAGCCCGGGGGGCTGCGTTCTGACCGGCTTGGCCCTGGGGCTGAGCGCAGTCCAGGGGATCATCGCCGCTGAGTGGCTCCTGCTCACGGTGCTCAGGGAGGGCAGAGCGGCCTGCCAGTACCTGCCTCTGGACTTCTCCTTAGCCTGTAGCTATGTGCTTGCACTACTGCTAGCCGCGCTGGGGGCGGCCTCCTTCGCTCTCTGTGGGAAGACCCGGCAGTGGCGCTGTAACGCGATCTGGCTGCTCGCCGCCTGTTTGTTGTCCCTCCTCCTCTGGGTTGCCTGGGTGGGCTTCTATCTCTATGGTAACGCCTGGCTGGGGCGGTCCCCGGACTGGGACGAGCCAGCGTTGGCGATAGCGCTGGTGGCTCAGGGTTGGCTCCTCCTCCTGTTCCACGCTGTGCCCGAGGCACACTCCTGTCTCCGACCCCCGCCGCAACCCACCGCCCCCGACTATTTTGACACGTCTCAGGCCCCGTCCCGCATGAGGGAGACCAGTTTCGATGAGGAAATCCCCCTCTCACACAGGCAGTATGCGGAGAACCAGGGCTACGGCTTTGACGAAAACACTGCAG GTCTGAGGAGTGGAGGTAATCATAATGGTAACACAGCGCCCAGACCCAGTGCCCCCTTCCGCAGCAACGTGTACCAGCCCACTGAGATGACCATGATCCTGAATGGGGGAGCG GTCCCCTCCGCACCCCCGACCTATACGGGCCGGCAGCTGTGGTGA
- the LOC121568775 gene encoding G-protein coupled receptor family C group 5 member B-like isoform X1, with product MAFFPVLLLLLSVVQRGSSQDPDEDSSAVPRGCGWGLVRPYTLLCDLDSVWGVAVESAAAGGALAAILLGLILLCRLHHVSEAEKRSGVGPILLLLLGILGLFGLSFAYLIERDEQLCLLRRALWGLLFALCFSCLLVQGVRLRRLGRERRSPGGCVLTGLALGLSAVQGIIAAEWLLLTVLREGRAACQYLPLDFSLACSYVLALLLAALGAASFALCGKTRQWRCNAIWLLAACLLSLLLWVAWVGFYLYGNAWLGRSPDWDEPALAIALVAQGWLLLLFHAVPEAHSCLRPPPQPTAPDYFDTSQAPSRMRETSFDEEIPLSHRQYAENQGYGFDENTAGLRSGGNHNGNTAPRPSAPFRSNVYQPTEMTMILNGGAVSSHIVPSAPPTYTGRQLW from the exons aTGGCGTtcttccctgtcctcctcctcctcctctccgtgGTCCAGCGTGGTTCCTCCCAGGACCCTGATGAGGACTCGTCGGCAGTGCCCCGGGGGTGTGGCTGGGGCCTGGTGCGCCCCTACACCCTCCTCTGCGACTTGGACTCTGTTTGGGGCGTGGCGGTTGAATCTGCAGCGGCCGGTGGTGCCCTGGCGGCCATTTTACTGGGCCTGATCCTCCTCTGCCGACTACACCACGTGAGCGAGGCGGAGAAGCGCAGCGGCGTGGGACCCATTCTCCTCCTGCTCCTGGGCATCCTGGGCCTGTTCGGCCTCAGTTTCGCCTACCTCATCGAGCGTGATGAGCAGCTGTGTCTCCTGCGCCGTGCCCTCTGGGGCTTGCTCTTCGCCCTGTGCTTCTCCTGCCTGCTGGTGCAGGGTGTGCGGCTCCGGAGGCTGGGCCGCGAGCGCCGGAGCCCGGGGGGCTGCGTTCTGACCGGCTTGGCCCTGGGGCTGAGCGCAGTCCAGGGGATCATCGCCGCTGAGTGGCTCCTGCTCACGGTGCTCAGGGAGGGCAGAGCGGCCTGCCAGTACCTGCCTCTGGACTTCTCCTTAGCCTGTAGCTATGTGCTTGCACTACTGCTAGCCGCGCTGGGGGCGGCCTCCTTCGCTCTCTGTGGGAAGACCCGGCAGTGGCGCTGTAACGCGATCTGGCTGCTCGCCGCCTGTTTGTTGTCCCTCCTCCTCTGGGTTGCCTGGGTGGGCTTCTATCTCTATGGTAACGCCTGGCTGGGGCGGTCCCCGGACTGGGACGAGCCAGCGTTGGCGATAGCGCTGGTGGCTCAGGGTTGGCTCCTCCTCCTGTTCCACGCTGTGCCCGAGGCACACTCCTGTCTCCGACCCCCGCCGCAACCCACCGCCCCCGACTATTTTGACACGTCTCAGGCCCCGTCCCGCATGAGGGAGACCAGTTTCGATGAGGAAATCCCCCTCTCACACAGGCAGTATGCGGAGAACCAGGGCTACGGCTTTGACGAAAACACTGCAG GTCTGAGGAGTGGAGGTAATCATAATGGTAACACAGCGCCCAGACCCAGTGCCCCCTTCCGCAGCAACGTGTACCAGCCCACTGAGATGACCATGATCCTGAATGGGGGAGCGGTGAGTTCTCATATT GTCCCCTCCGCACCCCCGACCTATACGGGCCGGCAGCTGTGGTGA